Proteins encoded by one window of Emticicia oligotrophica DSM 17448:
- the tnpA gene encoding IS200/IS605 family transposase yields the protein MANTFTQIHLHLIFAVKFRQNLIQREWKDKLYKYTTGIIQNNGHKVLIINGMSDHIHILIGFRSTQTLADLMRDIKQMTSLWINENKLTKSKFAWQEGYAAFSYGQSQLPIIIKYIENQEEHHRKRTFLEEYKEFLNLFEISFDEKYIFKEPE from the coding sequence ATGGCTAATACTTTCACACAAATACATCTGCATTTAATATTTGCAGTAAAATTTAGACAAAACCTCATTCAACGAGAATGGAAAGATAAACTTTATAAATACACAACTGGAATCATACAAAACAATGGTCATAAAGTTTTGATTATTAACGGAATGTCCGACCACATTCATATTTTAATCGGATTTCGCAGTACCCAAACTCTTGCTGATTTGATGCGAGATATTAAACAAATGACCTCTCTTTGGATAAATGAAAATAAATTAACTAAAAGTAAATTTGCTTGGCAAGAAGGTTATGCCGCATTTTCTTACGGACAATCTCAACTACCAATTATTATAAAGTATATTGAGAATCAAGAAGAACACCATAGAAAAAGAACATTTTTAGAGGAATATAAGGAATTTTTAAACCTATTTGAAATTTCATT